From Syngnathus scovelli strain Florida chromosome 14, RoL_Ssco_1.2, whole genome shotgun sequence, one genomic window encodes:
- the LOC125981238 gene encoding leucine-rich repeat and fibronectin type-III domain-containing protein 2 — protein sequence MDKVVVSLLLLGITFTMAHACPKYCVCQNLSESLGTLCPSKGLLFVPPDIDRHTVELRLGGNFILKITTQDFANMTGLVDLTLSRNTIGTIQPFSFIDLETLRSLHLDTNRLTELGPDDLRGLINLQHLILNNNQLSRISKAAFDDLMLTLEDLDLSYNNLRSVPWEAIRKMVNLHQMSLDHNLIAFIAEGTFTDLEKLARLDLTSNRLQKLPPDPIFARSQTNVGMSTPYIPPLSLSFGGNPLHCNCEVLWLRRLEREDDMETCASPTSVKGRYFWSVREEEFVCEPPLITQHTNKLLVLEGQTASLRCKAVGDPMPTVHWVAPDDRLISNSSRATLYENGTLDITITTSKDYGTFTCIAANAAGESTASIELSIIQLPHLTNATNRTAQSKSGLSDITSSTKISKGEPKTLPENVVSVSEVSSSSALIKWTVGKSTPKVKMYQLQYNCSEDEVLIYRMIAMTNRAFVVTNLVPGMQYDLCVLAIWDDSATTLTATNIVGCVQFMTTDDYPQCQSLHSGFLGGTMILVIGGIIVATLLVFIIILMVRYKVTSGIQTIKLPSVSNTYSQTNGGMNRFNGAPPQVKSAVVVMREEMVEFKCGSLQSSISPSSSSSNSLDSQTGRRLGDCYTMQAAECSTLPGSKFRRNRHSHKAQPNLDHLLGAFTAMELRGAPRDRQSVAGPSTASNNTVTGAVAPLSDKEPLLGRAESTTMLGRLLGLPQEGKPKRSHSFDMGHVGSTQCRASYPRRISNIWTKRSLSVNGMLLQYDDNEDDKPSLEGSEWVMESTV from the exons ATGGACAAAGTGGTCGTCAGTCTCCTGCTGCTGGGAATCACCTTCACAATGGCCCACGCATGTCCCAAATACTGTGTGTGCCAGAACCTCTCAGAATCTCTGGGGACGCTTTGTCCTTCCAAAGGACTCCTCTTTGTCCCGCCGGACATTGATAGACACACTGTGGAGCTCCGATTGGGCGGGAACTTTATCCTCAAGATAACCACTCAGGACTTTGCCAACATGACCGGTCTGGTAGACCTCACCTTGTCCCGCAACACTATCGGCACTATCCAGCCTTTCTCCTTCATCGACCTGGAGACCCTGAGATCGCTGCACCTCGACACCAACAGATTGACTGAGCTGGGGCCGGACGACCTCCGAGGTCTGATCAACCTGCAGCATCTGATCCTCAACAACAATCAGCTGAGTCGCATCTCCAAAGCAGCCTTTGATGACCTGATGCTAACCTTAGAAGATCTGGACTTGTCATATAACAACCTCCGCAGTGTGCCTTGGGAAGCCATCCGCAAGATGGTCAACCTCCATCAGATGAGTCTGGACCATAATCTCATCGCATTCATTGCTGAGGGGACTTTTACAGACCTGGAAAAACTGGCTCGTTTGGACCTAACTTCCAACCGTCTGCAGAAGCTGCCACCGGACCCTATCTTTGCACGTTCCCAAACGAACGTTGGCATGAGTACTCCCTACATACCGCCGCTCTCTCTCAGCTTTGGCGGAAACCCATTGCACTGCAACTGCGAGGTGCTTTGGCTTCGGCGGCTGGAACGAGAGGATGACATGGAAACCTGTGCTTCTCCGACGAGCGTGAAGGGACGCTACTTCTGGTCTGTCCGCGAGGAGGAATTTGTTTGCGAGCCGCCCCTCATTACGCAGCATACAAACAAACTGCTGGTGCTAGAAGGCCAAACTGCTAGTCTCCGCTGCAAGGCAGTCGGCGACCCCATGCCAACCGTGCATTGGGTCGCCCCCGACGACCGACTGATCAGCAATTCTTCTCGAGCGACTTTATATGAAAATGGCACTCTTGACATTACGATCACAACATCCAAGGATTATGGAACCTTTACGTGTATAGCTGCAAACGCCGCTGGCGAATCCACAGCCTCCATCGAGCTGTCGATCATTCAGCTCCCTCACCTGACAAACGCTACGAACCGTACCGCACAGTCCAAGTCTGGTCTTTCAGACATCACGAGTTCAACCAAGATCAGTAAAGGGGAGCCTAAAACTCTCCCTGAGAATGTGGTCTCTGTCTCAGAAGTGTCCTCATCTTCAGCCCTGATTAAGTGGACCGTGGGCAAATCGACACCAAAGGTTAAAATGTATCAGCTTCAGTACAACTGCTCTGAGGACGAAGTTCTCATTTACAG GATGATCGCCATGACTAACAGAGCCTTCGTCGTCACCAATCTGGTCCCAGGGATGCAGTACGATCTGTGCGTATTGGCCATCTGGGATGACAGTGCCACCACACTCACAGCCACCAACATTGTAGGTTGTGTCCAATTTATGACCACCGATGACTATCCCCAATGCCAGTCTCTTCACAGTGGTTTCTTGGGTGGCACCATGATCTTAGTCATCGGCGGTATCATAGTGGCCACGCTACTGGtgttcatcatcatcctcatggTGCGCTATAAGGTAACCAGCGGTATCCAGACTATAAAGTTACCCAGCGTGAGCAATACGTACTCGCAGACCAACGGGGGTATGAACAGGTTCAACGGCGCCCCGCCGCAAGTCAAATCGGCCGTGGTGGTCATGCGTGAGGAAATGGTTGAGTTTAAATGCGGATCCCTTCAGAGCAGTATCTCGccatcctcgtcctcctccaacTCGCTGGATAGCCAAACGGGGAGAAGGCTCGGTGACTGCTACACTATGCAGGCAGCTGAATGCAGCACCCTGCCCGGCAGCAAGTTCCGTAGGAACAGGCACAGCCACAAAGCGCAACCAAACTTGGACCACCTTTTAGGAGCTTTCACCGCAATGGAGCTGCGAGGGGCCCCGAGGGACCGTCAAAGTGTAGCTGGCCCCTCCACCGCTTCCAACAACACGGTGACAGGAGCTGTCGCGCCCCTATCCGACAAAGAACCTCTACTCGGAAGGGCCGAGTCCACCACCATGCTGGGCCGTCTTCTCGGGCTGCCCCAGGAAGGTAAACCCAAGAGGAGCCATTCCTTCGACATGGGTCACGTGGGGTCCACGCAGTGCCGTGCTAGCTATCCTCGCAGGATCAGCAACATTTGGACTAAACGGAGTTTGTCAGTTAACGGCATGCTGCTGCAGTACGATGACAATGAGGATGATAAGCCGAGTTTAGAGGGCTCGGAGTGGGTGATGGAGAGCACCGTTTGA